From Primulina huaijiensis isolate GDHJ02 chromosome 15, ASM1229523v2, whole genome shotgun sequence, one genomic window encodes:
- the LOC140959554 gene encoding trans-cinnamate 4-monooxygenase yields the protein MDLLFLEKSLISVFLVIVVAIVVSKLRGKKFRLPPGPIPVPVFGNWLQVGDDLNHRNLSDYAKKFGDIFMLRMGQRNLVVVSSPEWAKEVLHTQGVEFGSRTRNVVFDIFTGKGQDMVFTVYGEHWRKMRRIMTVPFFTNKVVQQYRHGWEAEAAAVVEDVKKNPESATNGIVLRRRLQLMMYNNMFRILFDRRFESEDDPLFMKLRALNGERSRLAQSFEYNYGDFIPILRPFLRGYLRICKEVKDRRLQLFKDYFVDERKKLSATKPTNNDGLKCAIDHILEAQQKGEINEDNVLYIVENINVAAIETTLWSIEWGIAELVNHPEIQKKLRDELDSVLGPGVPITEPDTNKLPYLQAVIKETLRLRMAIPLLVPHMNLHDAKLNGYDIPAESKILVNAWWLANNPSNWKKPEEFRPERFLEEESNVEANGNDFRYLPFGVGRRSCPGIILALPILGIILGRLVQNFEMLPPPGQSKLDTSEKGGQFSLHILKHSTIVLKPRS from the exons ATGGATCTTCTCTTCCTTGAGAAATCCCTCATCAGTGTTTTCTTGGTCATTGTTGTCGCCATAGTCGTTTCAAAGCTGCGGGGAAAGAAGTTCCGGCTTCCTCCAGGCCCCATCCCAGTGCCCGTATTTGGAAACTGGCTTCAAGTTGGAGATGACTTGAACCACCGAAATCTGTCCGATTATGCCAAGAAATTTGGCGACATATTCATGCTTCGAATGGGGCAGCGTAATCTTGTGGTTGTCTCCTCGCCTGAGTGGGCGAAGGAGGTTCTTCACACGCAGGGGGTTGAATTTGGGTCTCGCACCAG GAACGTCGTGTTCGACATTTTCACTGGAAAAGGGCAGGACATGGTGTTCACCGTCTATGGCGAGCACTGGCGCAAGATGCGGAGGATAATGACAGTACCCTTTTTCACAAACAAGGTTGTGCAACAGTACCGCCATGGCTGGGAAGCCGAAGCTGCGGCTGTAGTCGAAGACGTGAAGAAGAATCCGGAGTCAGCGACTAACGGGATCGTTTTGAGGAGGCGACTGCAATTGATGATGTACAACAATATGTTCAGGATTCTGTTCGATAGGAGGTTTGAGAGTGAGGATGATCCTCTGTTTATGAAGCTTAGAGCATTGAACGGCGAGAGGAGTCGATTGGCGCAGAGCTTTGAGTATAATTACGGCGATTTCATACCAATTCTGAGGCCTTTCTTGAGAGGGTATCTCAGGATTTGCAAGGAAGTCAAGGACAGGAGGTTGCAGTTGTTCAAGGATTACTTCGTTGATGAGAGGAA GAAGCTATCTGCCACAAAGCCAACGAACAATGATGGCCTTAAATGCGCCATCGATCACATTCTTGAAGCTCAGCAGAAAGGAGAAATCAACGAGGATAATGTCCTCTACATAGTCGAAAACATCAATGTTGCTG CAATTGAAACAACACTTTGGTCAATAGAATGGGGCATTGCCGAACTAGTCAATCATCCTGAAATCCAGAAAAAACTCCGTGACGAGCTCGACAGCGTGCTCGGACCAGGTGTACCAATTACAGAACCAGATACCAACAAGCTCCCGTACCTCCAAGCCGTGATCAAAGAAACTCTACGTCTCCGGATGGCCATTCCTCTTTTAGTGCCACACATGAACCTCCACGATGCAAAGCTTAATGGTTATGATATCCCTGCCGAAAGCAAGATTTTGGTTAACGCGTGGTGGCTAGCTAACAATCCCTCCAACTGGAAGAAACCGGAAGAGTTCAGGCCGGAAAGATTTTTGGAGGAGGAGTCGAATGTTGAAGCAAATGGGAATGATTTTCGTTATCTTCCATTCGGGGTTGGAAGGAGGAGTTGCCCTGGGATTATTCTTGCTTTGCCTATTCTTGGCATCATTTTGGGACGACTTGTGCAGAATTTCGAGATGTTGCCTCCACCGGGACAGTCGAAGCTCGACACCAGCGAGAAGGGCGGACAGTTCAGTCTTCACATATTGAAGCACTCCACCATTGTGCTAAAGCCAAGATCCTAA